The genomic region TAAAAATTAAGGAAAGATTAGGTGTTCGAAACAATAGTCATTTACAAAAGAGATATTTTCTTGCAATCTTTGATAGAATTCTTGGGAAAGTACTTTTGTCTCACTAGTTAAACTGCTTGCATCAAAAAATGTTATTGCTGCTTGTTCCTCTCGGATATCGATGATCAATTCTCCATGTGCTAGTATATTCCTGTCAGTGATGACATTCATCAATTTCTGTAAAAAAATCTTTTTCTCCTTGTCAGTAACCGTTGGATACCTTTTCGAATGGTTTTTGATGAGGGATTCAAGTACTCTTTTCTTTTGTGCGAATGTGAAAAATCCTGTTCGGAGAATCAATTCAGAAAATATTTTAGTTTTCTCACTATCAAACTCAAAGAAAAACCAACTTATCGCGATACCTAATGCATAATCAACGTCGCCACATTTTGCGATAAATTCCCCACGTTTATGTTTTGCTTCGTCACTCACCTCATTTAGACGTCGTGTATATTCTTCTTCACAAAAAAGAGGCTTCCCGGAACCATCATAATAATTTATTACTGTAAATCCAGAACCCACACCTTTCATAATCCACCAGTATCTTGATTTAATACCCTCAAACAAATCAAATGGTTAGTATTCGTTGTGTAAATGGATCAGATAAGTTTGACATCCTCCCAACTCCCCATATACACCTTATACACATTTTCCGGTAGAAATTGTTTATAAGAAGTCCAATTGATTGAACTCACACCATGACTCATAATGAAGTTCTTGTTCGCATCAGTGAAGCCGATTTCGTCTGATTTCTGTTCGAAGAATTTTCTCAAGTCTCTTTGTTGAAGATTACCCGCTGTGTGTTTCATAGTGATTGAATGATACTTGAACCATCTCTGTAAGCCAAGATAGTCAAAAACTAAATCATTATCCTGTTTACCTTTAATCACCTGCTCTATTAGTGGTATAAGCACAGGATGTAACGGCACGTAATGCTCCATTCTGATCTTATCCTGTTCTGCTCTCACTGTGAGCACGGGTAGTTCTCGCGCCAATGCTGTTTTGAATTGACTTACTGTTAAGCGGGATGTCGTTATTGTTCTTTGACCTGAAAATGAGAGGAAGAGTATCGCCGTTCTGAAGTTCAGTTTCCTGGTTTCTGATAGTTCTGGATCATTGTCTATCGTATTTAGTGCCGCTTCAATATCCTCTTGAACGATAATGCGCGATGTCAGTAACTTAATTGTCTGTCGATTCTTCGGTCTTTCAAAAATAGAGTGGTATGATAGTATCTTGGGATTCATCGTGAGTTTATAGAGGTAGTTGAAAAACGCGCGAGTGTAATTAAAACACTTCTCTAGGGCGGAAGTGCTCTTACATTTAGTGATGAAGAAATCCGATAAATTCCCAAGGGTTGTTGTATTGATTACTCCGTTTAGGTTTGACCAAATCTCTAAACCGACTTTCTTAATGATGTTGATAGTGTTTTTATTAATTCCTCTAGAGCGATATTTTACAAAACTGTTCAACTCTTCTTGAGAAAAATAAACGCTTTGTGTGTCTGAATTGTCGAGCCTGTCACGCAATCGACTCGGATTCGAATTCCGACCTGGGCGTACCTTTTATCGGCTAATTTGCCTACAGAATTTTTAAAATTGCTTACTATCTGTTTTTGTCCGGGCATACGTCTGACATGAAATTGCCCGGAAAACCAAGTCTGTGCCTTCCATCCGCAACGTGTTTGTGCATCGTGGTTTGGATGGATAACATTGGCGGTGTTCTACGGTCAGGTTATTCTGCGATGGGGGGGCCATGGTGGGCTGCGTCGTCTTGCACGACCGCATATTCCAACAGATAGTTTGACCCGAACGGCATTTAATTATAAAGCTGATTTTATATAATCTGAGGTTCATGGTAACAATTAGGGGCACCAGTGTCACCAGTGCAATAGAAAAGGTCAGAACGTTATCCGCCCCGAAGGTGTGTAACCATGAAACCAAGAAAAATGGATCAGGAGAGCCGCGATTGGCTCGTTAACGATGAGCTGCCTCGCGAAAGATCCTGCATACTTGCAGGGGTAGATGATGCGGAAAAGAAGGAACTCTATCGCTTTGCAGTGTGGACCTCGCGTTTTTATTCTATTATAGAAAACGGTGAAATCCAGACAACCATCGATTCATCATCATGGACAAGTGACTGGGCTCTGCTCGATAAAACCCTGAAGAGAATGGGTGTGGAAAGACCTGCGGATGAATATTTGTGTTATCGAGGATCGCCGGGCATCTGAATTCTAGCGCAAATTTGTCCAGCTTCTCCAAATCCCATTAAGAGGATCTGTCCGGCTCATAGTGTTTGATCGCTTGGATCTCGAAAAAGCGATCCCACCTACCGGTTAGGCTGGATCTGGCAACCATCCTCTATGATCCGGATCCTGAAAGAGAAAAAGGAGTTTCAGCAGGATGCTGTCGGCTGAATGAGGAGACGGCCCCTTGAGGTGAGCCGGAGAACGATCTCGCTGCTCGATTTCCCTCCGTCGAGATAACGCTTGGAGAGGAGAACCCGGACTGCGGACCTGACACTGCTCTCGCTGTGGGCGGACTGCAGCGTGTGAACTACATGACCTATGTGGCAGCCCTGCTTGTCAGCAACTGTCTTGAGGATGTCGATGTGGGTTGAGGAAGGCACAAAGACTTCGGGAGTTTCGTAGGTGATTTTTTCCATAATTTGTCCTGGTGACCGGAAAAAGACAGATGACTATAGATTCTGTTGAACGAATCACCATGGTATTATATGGCGTATGAGATGAAGTAACCATGCCTCGTACTGCACGGGACCATTGATGATACTTTTCGGAAATGCCTGTTATTTCAGGGTATAAACGGGAATTTAAAACCGGGGAATAAAAAATTCCCGGGTTATAATGTCTGAACCCCGTAGATTCCACCTGCAATCCACCAGGTATCGTCAACGGCCTTTCCGTACATCAGCTTCGGGATCGGTTCTGTTCCCCTGGCTTCCGTATCCGGGAACATGGCCCGGGTAAACCCTGTTCCGCTCTTTATCGCATTGATATTGACAATCGTGGGTTTTGCACCATAGGGATCGGAGTAGTTCATCCAGTTCTTCCCAACGCCCTCCTTGAAGTACGGGTCGGCAAGGATAGTCCCGTTGAAATCCTCGGCCCAGACAAAGAGATCTCCTGAGACAAACTGCCCTTTTGGATTGTTGATCTCGGCAATGGCCTTCTCCTTCCCGGTTGTCCTGGCATATGCGACTGCCCGGTCGACAAGGTCGTACAATTCCGTGCGGGTATGGTTACGGATTGCAATTCCCGTCAGGTTTCCCTGCCTGAGCTGTTCATATTCGGGCACAATGATTCCCGAGAAGACCCAGTATGTTGAATCAACGGGTTCGGCATAATCGAGCTTGGGGGCATAGTACGTCTGGTTATCTTTTGTCACTGCCGCAACGGTATAGGAGAACCCCCCGCCCTGCTTTGAGAGGTCCCGCATCTCCCGGATCGTGGTCACGCCATCGGGGTCATGGTAGTTGATCAGGTTGATGTGGTTGTTCGCGGTCTCGGGCGTTATGGAATTTGCAAGCACCGTACCATTATAATCGACTGCAATGAGCGTCAGTTCCCCGTCTGCAAACTTCCCTTTGGGATCATTGAATGCAAGAAGGGCTTTCTCTTTGCCGTTCTCCTTTGCATAGAGAACTGCATCTTTTACGAACTTTGTAAGATCTGCCGTTGTGTAGGCCCGGGTTTTCGGGCCAATGCCGGTTGACGGGTAGATCATGCCGGATCCGGTATAGGC from uncultured Methanoregula sp. harbors:
- a CDS encoding cache domain-containing protein gives rise to the protein MGRYFVFIIILVLAASAFSAGCTGTGDKNMTTGTVTPAPAATIIPGSKTTPDDLTVMVKNAREYARMNGKERAIAEFNNPNGSFVKNGIYIFAEDYNGTALAEPFEHELVGTNIRNMTDRYGVFLVKNLEETAGYGIGYVSYDYPSPEDNRQMKAKLSVAADVDGTYYVGAGAYTGSGMIYPSTGIGPKTRAYTTADLTKFVKDAVLYAKENGKEKALLAFNDPKGKFADGELTLIAVDYNGTVLANSITPETANNHINLINYHDPDGVTTIREMRDLSKQGGGFSYTVAAVTKDNQTYYAPKLDYAEPVDSTYWVFSGIIVPEYEQLRQGNLTGIAIRNHTRTELYDLVDRAVAYARTTGKEKAIAEINNPKGQFVSGDLFVWAEDFNGTILADPYFKEGVGKNWMNYSDPYGAKPTIVNINAIKSGTGFTRAMFPDTEARGTEPIPKLMYGKAVDDTWWIAGGIYGVQTL